Proteins found in one Flavobacterium channae genomic segment:
- a CDS encoding diphosphomevalonate/mevalonate 3,5-bisphosphate decarboxylase family protein — MLTEKDFIATSYNSIESASFEWSAPSNIALVKYWGKKENQIPANPSISFTLNNCKTITKLEVVKKSENTSFSFDLLFEGQPKEDFKPKIQKFFERIEKYCPFLKEYHFKIDTQNTFPHSSGIASSASGMAALAMNIMSLEKAINSTISDDYFYSKASFLARLGSGSACRSVKGEVVVWGNHAEISESSDLFGAEFSEMHSNFKNYQDTILLVDKGEKQVSSTVGHDLMHNHPYAERRFAQAHENLSNIKAILTSGNIEKFIKVVESEALTLHAMMMTSMPYFILMKPNTLEIINKIWKFRNETKIPVCFTLDAGANVHVLYPENVKENVLQFIQYELVGYCQNGQYICDQIGNGSQLIIDN, encoded by the coding sequence ATGCTTACTGAAAAAGATTTTATAGCAACATCCTATAATTCCATTGAATCGGCAAGTTTCGAGTGGAGTGCGCCTAGCAATATTGCATTAGTAAAATATTGGGGAAAAAAAGAAAATCAAATTCCTGCAAACCCTTCAATCAGTTTTACATTAAACAATTGTAAAACAATCACAAAATTAGAAGTAGTCAAAAAATCGGAAAACACTAGTTTTTCATTCGATTTACTTTTTGAAGGTCAACCAAAAGAAGATTTCAAGCCAAAAATTCAAAAATTCTTCGAAAGAATTGAAAAATATTGTCCGTTTTTAAAAGAATATCATTTTAAAATCGACACACAAAACACCTTTCCTCATAGTTCAGGTATTGCCTCATCTGCATCTGGAATGGCGGCTTTAGCAATGAATATTATGAGTTTAGAAAAAGCAATCAATTCAACTATTTCAGATGATTATTTCTACTCAAAAGCTTCTTTTTTAGCAAGATTAGGTAGTGGTAGCGCTTGTAGAAGTGTCAAAGGAGAAGTGGTGGTTTGGGGTAATCATGCCGAAATTAGTGAAAGTTCGGATTTATTTGGAGCTGAATTTTCGGAAATGCATTCTAACTTTAAAAACTATCAAGACACGATTTTATTAGTAGATAAAGGTGAAAAACAAGTTTCGAGTACGGTTGGACACGATTTAATGCACAATCATCCTTATGCAGAAAGAAGATTTGCTCAAGCGCATGAAAATTTGTCAAATATAAAAGCCATTTTAACTTCTGGAAATATTGAAAAGTTTATTAAAGTTGTAGAAAGTGAAGCTTTAACTTTGCATGCTATGATGATGACTTCAATGCCGTATTTTATTTTAATGAAACCTAATACATTGGAGATTATTAATAAAATTTGGAAGTTCAGAAACGAGACTAAAATACCGGTTTGTTTTACATTAGATGCGGGTGCAAATGTGCATGTTTTGTATCCTGAAAATGTAAAAGAAAATGTGTTGCAATTTATTCAATATGAATTAGTTGGCTATTGTCAAAATGGTCAGTATATTTGCGACCAAATTGGTAATGGAAGTCAATTGATAATTGATAATTAA
- the dusB gene encoding tRNA dihydrouridine synthase DusB — protein sequence MPKIGNIILPDFPLLLAPMEDVSDPPFRRLCKLHGADLMYSEFISSEGLIRDAMKSKQKLDIFDYERPVGIQIFGGDEEAMEMSAKIVDTVQPDLVDINFGCPVKKVVCKGAGAGVLKDVDLMIRLTKAVIKGTSLPVTVKTRLGWDENSINIDEVAERLQDIGVQALTIHARTRAQMYKGHSDWSHIQRVKENPRITMPIFGNGDIDSPEKALEYKNKYGLDGMMIGRAAIGYPWIFNEIKHYFATGEKLAPPSMRDRIEAARNHLIWSVEWKGERLGINEMRRHYTNYFKGIHGFKEYKQKLVTTDGINQLLDVFTEIEQVYADYVFEG from the coding sequence ATGCCTAAAATTGGTAACATTATACTACCCGATTTTCCTTTATTATTAGCTCCAATGGAAGATGTAAGCGACCCACCATTTCGTCGTTTATGTAAATTGCATGGTGCTGACTTAATGTATTCTGAATTTATCTCATCGGAAGGATTGATTCGTGATGCTATGAAAAGCAAACAAAAACTAGATATTTTTGATTACGAACGCCCTGTTGGTATTCAGATTTTTGGTGGCGATGAAGAAGCAATGGAAATGTCGGCAAAAATTGTAGACACTGTTCAACCTGATTTGGTCGACATCAATTTTGGTTGCCCAGTTAAAAAAGTTGTTTGTAAAGGAGCTGGAGCAGGTGTTTTAAAAGATGTTGATTTGATGATTCGTCTAACAAAAGCAGTTATTAAAGGAACGAGTTTGCCAGTTACCGTAAAAACGCGTTTGGGTTGGGATGAAAATTCAATAAATATTGATGAAGTAGCCGAACGTTTACAAGATATTGGCGTGCAAGCTTTAACCATTCATGCAAGAACACGTGCGCAAATGTATAAAGGGCATTCAGATTGGTCGCACATTCAACGCGTGAAGGAAAATCCTAGAATTACAATGCCTATTTTTGGAAATGGTGATATTGATTCTCCTGAAAAAGCATTGGAATACAAAAACAAATACGGTTTAGATGGTATGATGATTGGTCGTGCTGCGATTGGTTATCCTTGGATTTTTAATGAAATTAAACATTATTTTGCTACAGGAGAAAAATTAGCTCCGCCAAGCATGAGAGACCGAATTGAAGCCGCAAGAAATCACTTAATTTGGAGTGTTGAATGGAAAGGCGAACGTTTAGGAATCAACGAAATGCGTCGTCATTACACCAATTATTTCAAAGGCATTCACGGTTTTAAAGAATACAAACAAAAATTGGTTACCACAGATGGAATCAATCAATTGTTAGATGTGTTTACTGAGATTGAGCAGGTTTATGCGGATTATGTTTTTGAGGGGTAA
- a CDS encoding pseudouridine synthase has translation MSRHQDSDKSRPGSGRQGGYKKDSNSRGNAPIRKSPSKFASKPDATKPAAAKGPKSPKKPSNPDEIRLNRYISNSGMCSRRDADIYIQSGNVKVNGVVITEMGYKVKLTDSVQFDGVNITPEKKEYILLNKPKNFSTAGDDSQGSANVLDLVRNATKAKLQPVGRMDKTTTGLLLFTNDNEIIQKFTAPNQRSSKVYQVTLDKNLKFEDLERIQKGLTIDEHRVYVEEISYIENEPKSEIGLKMKTSNVKIVRRIFEHLKYDVLKVDRVTFAGLTKKNLPRGDWRFLTEQEIINLKNA, from the coding sequence ATGTCACGTCATCAAGATAGCGATAAAAGTCGTCCGGGTTCAGGAAGACAAGGAGGGTACAAGAAAGATAGTAATTCAAGAGGTAATGCGCCAATTCGTAAATCACCATCTAAATTTGCATCAAAACCTGACGCAACGAAACCAGCTGCAGCTAAAGGGCCAAAATCTCCAAAAAAACCATCTAATCCAGATGAAATTCGTCTAAATCGTTATATTTCTAATTCGGGAATGTGTAGCCGTAGAGATGCGGATATTTACATTCAAAGTGGGAATGTAAAGGTAAATGGTGTGGTAATTACCGAAATGGGTTACAAAGTAAAATTAACCGATTCAGTTCAGTTCGACGGTGTGAATATTACACCAGAAAAGAAAGAATATATCTTGTTGAATAAACCTAAAAACTTCTCTACAGCAGGAGACGATTCGCAAGGCTCAGCTAATGTTTTGGACTTAGTTCGAAATGCAACTAAAGCCAAATTACAACCTGTAGGAAGAATGGACAAAACCACAACCGGTTTGTTGTTGTTTACTAATGATAACGAAATCATTCAAAAATTCACGGCGCCAAATCAACGTTCATCTAAAGTGTATCAAGTAACATTAGATAAAAATTTGAAGTTTGAAGATTTAGAGCGTATCCAAAAAGGATTAACTATTGATGAACACCGTGTTTACGTTGAGGAAATTTCATACATTGAAAATGAACCGAAAAGTGAAATCGGTTTAAAAATGAAAACTTCAAACGTAAAAATCGTTCGTAGAATTTTCGAACATTTAAAATATGATGTTTTAAAAGTAGACCGCGTAACATTCGCAGGTTTAACTAAGAAAAATTTACCTAGAGGCGATTGGAGATTCTTAACAGAGCAAGAAATCATCAACCTTAAAAATGCTTAA
- a CDS encoding nuclear transport factor 2 family protein, with the protein MPNQLQQIAIRWFDAFNTKNLEKLLELYDEEAQHFSPKLKIRQPETNGLIIGKEAMRVWWQDAFDRLPTLHYKVTSLTANTDRVFMEYTRQVAGEADMLVAEVLEIKDGKIVFSRVYHG; encoded by the coding sequence ATGCCAAATCAACTACAACAAATCGCCATTCGATGGTTCGATGCTTTCAATACAAAAAACTTAGAAAAATTATTAGAATTATACGACGAAGAAGCCCAACATTTCAGTCCGAAATTAAAAATTCGTCAACCCGAAACCAATGGTTTAATAATCGGAAAAGAAGCTATGCGCGTTTGGTGGCAAGACGCTTTTGATAGATTACCAACGTTACATTACAAAGTAACTTCGTTAACCGCCAACACCGACCGAGTTTTCATGGAATACACACGTCAAGTAGCAGGTGAAGCAGATATGTTAGTAGCCGAAGTTTTAGAAATTAAAGATGGGAAAATTGTGTTTTCTAGGGTTTATCATGGGTAA
- the lepA gene encoding translation elongation factor 4 — translation MKHIRNFCIIAHIDHGKSTLADRLLSATQTVSAREEKAQLLDNMDLERERGITIKSHAIQMEYKYKGEDYILNLIDTPGHVDFSYEVSRSIAACEGALLIVDAAQSIQAQTISNLYLALENDLEIIPVLNKVDLPSANPEEVSDDIIDLLGCDLEDIIHASGKTGFGVENILAAIIEKIPAPKGNKDEPLQALIFDSHYNPFRGIEVIFRVVNGEMKKGQKIKFMATGNEYFADEVGTLKLNQVPKNVISAGDVGYLVSGIKEAKEVKVGDTITDAKEPTQNAIQGFEDVKPMVFAGIYPVDTEDYEDLRASMEKLQLNDASLVFQAESSAALGFGFRCGFLGMLHMEIIQERLEREFDMTVITTVPNVSYHAFTKKEPDTVLIVNNPSDLPEPSKLDRVEEPYIKATIITKSDFVGNVMSLCIEKRGLITNQTYLTPERVELNFDMPLAEIVFDFYDRLKTVSKGYASFDYHPIGMRESKLVRLDVLLNAQPVDALSALIHESNAYNIGKKMCEKLKELIPRQQFDIPIQAAIGAKVIARETIKALRKDVTAKCYGGDISRKRKLLEKQKKGKKRMRQVGNVEIPQEAFMAVLKLND, via the coding sequence ATGAAACACATTAGAAATTTTTGCATAATTGCACACATTGACCACGGAAAAAGTACGTTAGCCGACAGATTGTTGAGTGCTACACAAACCGTTTCGGCTCGCGAAGAAAAAGCCCAGTTGCTAGATAACATGGACTTAGAGCGCGAACGTGGGATTACCATAAAAAGTCACGCCATTCAAATGGAGTACAAATACAAAGGAGAAGATTATATCTTAAACTTAATTGACACTCCAGGTCACGTGGATTTCTCGTATGAGGTTTCTCGTTCGATTGCGGCTTGTGAAGGTGCTTTGTTGATTGTTGATGCAGCGCAAAGTATTCAGGCACAAACCATTTCAAATTTATATTTGGCTTTAGAGAATGACTTGGAAATTATTCCGGTTTTAAATAAGGTAGATTTACCAAGTGCTAATCCTGAAGAAGTTAGTGATGATATTATCGATTTATTAGGATGTGATTTAGAAGATATCATTCACGCTTCTGGAAAAACAGGTTTTGGTGTAGAAAATATTTTAGCGGCAATTATTGAGAAAATTCCAGCTCCTAAAGGAAATAAAGATGAGCCACTTCAAGCTTTGATTTTTGATTCGCACTACAATCCATTTAGAGGAATTGAAGTAATTTTCCGTGTTGTCAACGGGGAAATGAAAAAAGGTCAGAAAATTAAATTCATGGCAACTGGAAATGAATATTTTGCTGATGAAGTAGGAACTTTGAAATTAAATCAAGTGCCTAAAAATGTCATTTCTGCTGGAGATGTAGGCTATTTGGTTTCTGGAATTAAAGAAGCAAAAGAAGTAAAAGTTGGGGATACGATTACCGATGCGAAAGAACCAACTCAAAATGCCATTCAAGGATTTGAAGATGTAAAACCAATGGTTTTCGCTGGAATTTATCCTGTAGATACTGAAGATTACGAAGATTTACGTGCTTCGATGGAAAAATTGCAATTGAACGATGCGTCATTAGTTTTCCAAGCGGAAAGTTCGGCTGCATTAGGATTTGGTTTCCGTTGTGGATTCTTAGGAATGTTACACATGGAAATTATCCAAGAACGTTTAGAGCGTGAGTTTGATATGACTGTAATTACTACGGTTCCTAACGTTTCGTATCATGCGTTCACAAAAAAAGAGCCTGATACTGTTTTAATCGTAAACAATCCGTCAGATTTACCAGAACCTTCAAAATTAGATAGAGTAGAAGAGCCTTATATCAAAGCGACTATCATTACAAAATCAGATTTCGTTGGAAACGTAATGAGTTTGTGTATCGAAAAACGTGGTTTAATAACAAATCAAACGTATTTAACACCAGAACGTGTTGAATTGAATTTCGATATGCCATTAGCGGAAATCGTATTTGATTTTTATGATAGATTAAAAACGGTTTCTAAGGGTTATGCTTCTTTTGATTATCATCCAATAGGAATGCGCGAATCAAAATTAGTTCGTTTAGACGTTTTATTAAATGCGCAACCAGTAGATGCACTTTCAGCATTAATTCATGAGAGTAACGCTTACAACATTGGTAAAAAAATGTGCGAAAAACTAAAAGAATTAATACCAAGACAACAATTTGATATTCCTATTCAAGCAGCAATTGGAGCTAAAGTTATTGCTCGTGAGACTATCAAAGCTTTAAGAAAAGATGTAACTGCTAAATGTTACGGAGGAGATATTTCGCGTAAACGTAAACTTTTAGAAAAACAGAAAAAAGGTAAAAAACGTATGCGTCAAGTTGGAAACGTAGAAATTCCTCAAGAAGCATTTATGGCTGTTTTGAAATTAAACGATTAG
- a CDS encoding geranylgeranylglycerol-phosphate geranylgeranyltransferase: protein MLTRKSKLVLTKIFSFFSVIRGYNIWVVALAQYLSAIFILAPEKRALDIILDWRLFLIVLASTLTIASGYIINNFYDAKKDLINRPKKAMIDRLVSQETKLKVYFGINFVVAFLMFFISWRAVLFFSTYIFLIWFYSHKLKKMFLIGNITAAVLAVLPFFGILMYYKNFYNVIFAHAIFLLSLILIRELIKDLENIEGDLVADYKTIPVVFGEKMAKTIMTVLTISTLIPVYFLIEVYDVGYMDIYFYLSLIGLLFFTLLLWKSSSKTDYLKLHFLLKFIIVSGVFCIVLIEPSVLIHGKKLISTY from the coding sequence ATGCTTACACGCAAATCCAAATTAGTCCTTACAAAAATCTTCAGCTTCTTTTCTGTGATTAGAGGTTATAATATTTGGGTCGTGGCATTAGCACAATATCTTTCTGCTATATTCATCTTGGCTCCCGAAAAAAGAGCTTTAGATATTATTTTAGATTGGCGTTTGTTTCTAATCGTTTTAGCTTCTACACTTACAATTGCTTCGGGTTATATTATCAATAATTTTTACGATGCTAAAAAGGATTTAATTAATCGTCCAAAAAAAGCCATGATAGACCGTTTGGTGAGTCAGGAAACGAAATTAAAAGTTTATTTTGGAATTAATTTCGTGGTCGCTTTTTTGATGTTTTTTATTTCTTGGCGAGCGGTTTTGTTTTTTTCAACTTACATTTTTCTAATTTGGTTTTATTCGCATAAGTTGAAGAAAATGTTTTTAATAGGAAACATCACGGCGGCAGTTTTAGCAGTATTACCATTCTTTGGAATTTTAATGTATTACAAGAATTTTTACAATGTTATTTTTGCGCATGCGATTTTCTTGTTGTCGTTGATTTTAATTCGCGAATTAATCAAAGATTTGGAAAATATTGAAGGTGATTTGGTTGCCGATTATAAAACTATTCCGGTAGTTTTTGGTGAAAAAATGGCAAAAACAATAATGACGGTTTTAACAATTTCAACTTTAATTCCAGTTTATTTTTTGATTGAAGTTTATGATGTAGGTTACATGGATATTTACTTCTATCTAAGTTTAATTGGTTTGCTGTTTTTTACATTGTTATTGTGGAAATCTTCATCAAAAACCGATTATTTAAAACTTCATTTTTTATTGAAATTTATTATTGTTTCAGGAGTTTTTTGTATAGTTTTAATAGAACCTTCTGTTTTAATTCATGGCAAAAAATTGATTTCAACATATTAG
- a CDS encoding four helix bundle protein produces the protein MEKKNVIKEKSFEFAKEIVYLYEVLADKKEFVLSKQLLRSGTSIGANVRESEHAQSKADFVHKLSISLKEANETEYWLDLLYETNYLSEEEFLNVKNKNIEILKLLTSIINTSKK, from the coding sequence ATGGAGAAGAAAAATGTTATAAAAGAAAAATCTTTTGAATTCGCTAAAGAAATTGTGTACCTTTATGAGGTTTTAGCAGATAAAAAAGAATTTGTTTTATCAAAACAATTATTACGTTCAGGAACTTCAATTGGAGCTAATGTTAGAGAATCTGAGCATGCTCAAAGTAAAGCTGACTTTGTTCATAAATTGTCAATTTCGCTTAAAGAAGCAAATGAAACGGAATATTGGTTAGATTTGTTGTATGAAACAAATTATCTGTCAGAAGAAGAGTTTCTTAATGTAAAAAATAAAAATATAGAGATATTGAAATTACTTACAAGTATAATCAATACTTCAAAAAAATAA
- a CDS encoding mevalonate kinase family protein → MKGPLFYSKILLFGEYGIIQDSKGLSIPYNFYNGALKNDGNTSESAIKSNESLKKFVDYLEQLQVNQPELVTFNLGALKQDVTSGMYFDSSIPQGYGVGSSGALVAAIYDKYANDKITVLENLTREKLLQLKTIFSQMESFFHGKSSGLDPLNSYLSIPILINSKDNIEPTGIPTQSTQGKGAVFLIDSGIVGETAPMVSIFMENLKDNGFRTMLKSQFIKYTDACVENFLHGDVKSLLENTKQLSKVVLNNFKPMIPEQFHQVWQKGIDTNDYYLKLCGSGGGGYILGFTQDLDKAKESLKDYKLEVVYNF, encoded by the coding sequence ATGAAAGGACCACTTTTTTATTCAAAAATATTACTTTTCGGAGAGTATGGAATTATCCAAGATTCGAAAGGACTTTCAATTCCTTATAATTTCTATAATGGTGCTTTGAAAAATGATGGAAATACATCTGAAAGCGCTATTAAATCTAATGAAAGTTTAAAAAAATTCGTTGATTATTTGGAGCAATTACAAGTAAATCAACCTGAATTAGTAACTTTTAATTTAGGTGCTTTAAAGCAAGATGTTACTAGTGGAATGTATTTTGATTCTAGTATTCCGCAAGGATATGGAGTAGGAAGTAGTGGTGCTTTAGTAGCAGCGATTTACGATAAATATGCCAATGATAAAATCACGGTTTTAGAAAATTTAACGCGTGAAAAATTATTGCAATTAAAAACGATTTTCTCTCAAATGGAATCGTTTTTCCACGGAAAAAGTTCTGGTTTAGATCCGTTGAACAGTTATTTGAGTATTCCAATTTTAATCAATTCGAAAGATAACATTGAACCAACTGGAATTCCAACGCAAAGTACACAAGGAAAAGGTGCTGTTTTTTTAATTGATTCTGGAATCGTAGGTGAAACAGCTCCAATGGTTTCTATTTTTATGGAAAACTTAAAAGACAATGGTTTCCGTACGATGTTAAAATCACAATTCATAAAATATACAGATGCTTGTGTGGAAAACTTCTTACATGGCGACGTAAAATCGTTACTTGAAAATACCAAGCAATTATCAAAAGTGGTTTTAAATAACTTTAAACCAATGATTCCTGAACAATTCCATCAAGTTTGGCAAAAAGGAATCGACACAAACGATTACTATTTAAAATTATGTGGTTCTGGCGGTGGCGGTTATATTTTAGGATTTACGCAAGATTTAGATAAAGCGAAAGAATCACTAAAAGACTATAAATTGGAAGTAGTTTATAATTTTTAG